gtgaagtgtccggtgCAATATTACCGTATTGTTTcgtgccatatttagatgatatgcggatcacttctcattaacaacagactcccagacagtatgtgtgAGCcagctcgtccgcgaggcacggcttcggcggcggctcgtccgcccatcgactatgggacacggaagctcttttgaaagaagagaacatctcacaatcgagtttAGTGTCTGGTGGAATatattacccgattgtttcaagccatatttagatgatatgcggatcacttttaactaacaacagattcccagACAGTATGCATGAGCCAGCCTTGCCGAAGCTGTGCTCATCTGCGAGGCAtgacgcggaagccttcgccggtgagcccgacgcgcacatcgacacgcctgtcatacgtacgaggatcttttgttacgttatgagagacggattatgtggtcccccccaaaaccattatttttttttagtagctgtatacacacctacctgtcatttggaacccaggaagctttcctcctttgcacctgtgcaatctatttttcacaacgacccggatcttttggaaaagtatgaggAGCGGATCCATCCTCCAAAGTGTTCGAGCAACATCCAGCAATGCATCAAGGCGGCATTTTGCcttacacgaaggaacaacgagtcttcccgcaggtaaaattaatagaaacaaacgagtccgcttgagcgcgctactgcctctaacggtcacttcctgcttcttgtcaaaaacaaatccctcgagaggattctcatggcgggagttacacaaAACCATATACGGCAAAATTATGTttagtggtgaaaaaacggatgggtccatacccggctgctgtttttttttttttttagattaataacatactaaaaatcatccatttcacaacacttgacctttaattttAAAGGTGATTAGAATCAATATTATGACCACTTTTCTTGACGACTTGTCACCTCCAATACTCTGTATGAGAGTGAAAATTCGAAGGAACAACTCTCACCATGGTACAGTAAAGATAGATGCCGCTGCAAATGATAGAAATAAGTGTTGGTATGTTCTGACTAGCTACTGAATTTCAATTCTGTTTTAATAATGCATAGATCACTTTGATGAGTATTATTTTCGAATTCTACCTAGTTGatttttacattattgtttAAGGGACACAAGACCATGTTCCCTCGCATGGAATCATCTTATCTGACCAAACCAAGTTCACTTTCACTTAAAGACACAACTTGTCTGTTTTTGAGAGGTTCTGGTCCAGCACATGTCACCTCctccaaataaaatacattctgaGAATGCTCATTAAGCCACCTCCACAGGTACTCCATCTTGCTGTCGCACAGCCATGGGTTTGCTGAtaggatcagctggaaagaggAGTTCCTGCCGTCCAAAAGGCCTGCGGGAAGATGCTGTAGCTGGTTCTGGTTGAGAAGAAGCATCTGAAGGTTCTGCGGACCCAACAGGAGGGACGGCGGAAGCTCCCGGAAGTGATTCTCCTGTAGAAACAGACGTGAGAGCTTCTGGTTGTGGCTGAAGGCCGTTGGCGTCAGGGTGCTCAGTTTGTTCCCGGCGAGGTTCAGAATGTCCAGGTGGTACAGGTTCTTCAAAGCATCTGGGTGCAGATCCGCCAGGTTGTTGTCACTCACATCCAGATGCTCGAGATGTTTTAGCTTCTGAAACAAATTTACCGGGATCTCGGATAAGCGATTCCCGGACAAGTCCAACCAGATCAGGTTGCTGTCATCATCAAACCACTCGGCGTCTGTTTGTTCGATGCGGTTATTTTTGAGCACCAGGTTACGGAGGGACTTCTGGCTGAAGACTCCTGGAGGGAGGCGTACAATCTGATTCCCCGTGAGATCCAGTGAGCTCAGCCAGGATGCGTTCCGCAGGAGATCAGAAGGAAGCTTTTCAAGTTTGTTGGAATACAGATTAAGCTTGTTTAGAAAAGGTAAAGTATTTAAATGACTGGCTTCTAGAGAAGAGATCTGGGTGGACCAGATGGACAACACGGTGGTGTTGGATGGCAAAGCATCTACGGGGAACGATGTCATGGTTGCGATGTCGCCGCACTCCACCTCAGCAAAGGAGCAGGAGCACTGTCTTGGGCAAGTGTGGACGCTGCTGTTAGCCAGCGCACACAAAAACAGCAGAAACCTCAAGATCATCTTCAAACGCTGCACAGTGTGGAAAGAAAACCATACACAAGGACTACTGAATATTTTTCCTCGAAGAATTTTGACGGCGATTCTCAATCTTACCTGCAAGTGACAAGAGAGCAGTTGATTAACGTCGAAAGAGGTGCCGTGATTTACGGGTGAACGAGGACGGTCGCTTGGGACATAATGTTGCAAGAGGCAAACAGAACTGAGCAAACAATTCAGTTTATCGACTGCTGACCTTTGCGTCGCAAAAACTTGAGCTTTGACTTTTTACCCCTTTTGGACTGTGCAACACTCACCTGACTTCACAGCTCAACTAAAGTGAAGCCAGCAATGGCCCTGAGACGACTGGATCTCCTTTAAAGACCGATTTGTTGCTTCTGCTGTCAAGTGGATTGAGGAGCACCAAGCATTCGAGGGTATTACACAGTTTTAGAAATAACCAAATTTGGAGAACTTGTCTTAGAGAGGAACTTTGGAGGCTTTAAAACAAGTTGTTGGGTCATGGCTAAAGAGCTTTCTAttgaatgaatgactgaatCTTGAGCATCTGGATGTGAGTGACCACAACCTAGCAGATCTGAACCCAGATGCCTTGAGGAACCTGGACCACCTGGACATTCTGAACCTCGCCGGGAACAAACGGAGCACCCTCACGCCAACGGCCTCCCCCCACAACCAGAAGCTCTCACATCTGTTTCTACAGGAAAATCATTTCCGGGAGCTTCCGCCGTCCCTCCTGTCGGGTCTACAGAACCTTTAGATGCTTCTTATCAACTAGAAACAACTACAGAACTCAAGAACTGCAGAGCTGGATCCAATACTTACTGGCAGTCACATTTCTCTTAGAAAACACTTTTTAGCATCACTACCTAATTGTCTTAAATGTCAGGAAGGAGAAGGGACTGATATGCGacattaatatttcaagatacaaaacaaaacaaacacatgctACTATTATCTTACCATGTTCCTGCAGCATTGTATGCCACCGTTTCCactgtgtttcattttttttctgttttcctgcTGGACTTAGTCTTatattgattaaaatgtatttccataTTGTCACCCATTTAACGTAAATACAGGAGACCATAGTTCTCCACTATTGTTGCCGTTTGTTAGCTTAGCTTCTAAAGTGTTCCTTTTGATTTGGTACATCCAATGTTGTAGCTTTGCCTGTTAACCCATCAGATCCAACAAATGCATCAGATTCACGTACATGTAATTTATGAATAATCCAGTTTTTGTTCTCATTTACAAGCAGGAAGCGATGAACAATACATGCTTTAGCTTTTTAGCCGAGCAACTCAGACGACTTTTGCGCCATTTCCACTACATTGTACTTACTCACCTTTACTACTTTAATTAATATTGACATATTTACCAAGTAGCTGGTAAgcaattattcacatattctGAGGAATGTGcgtcatgtaaaaaaaactagTGCCGTAAATGATGTGATGTAAGAAAGAACAAACATGAACACCTGGTCTGCAATCTATATTGAATACAGAGCAGTGTATCAACCGCTAAAGTGTGTATGAAGAAACTTGTTTCATAATCCTTACAAGAATAATTTtgaggaaatttaacaagtgtGTTTATCTGTCATTGCTAACTATCAATTCTTTCCATGCTGCGAGAGGGAGGGAGCGGTTTCGTATGCCATGCTAGCATTAGCCATATCGTTCAGTCGGTATGTCAATTGTGACTTGATCAGAAaagactcgtttttttttttttaaatcttttactCAAATCTTTAAGTCAGTATCTGTGAGTGACATCACCGAGCGACTCTTCAGAGACTGAGGACCAGAACAAGTGATGGTCTCGGGGAGGAAGGCCTTTTTCTGGTTGTTCTTGAGCCACCCCAAGAGGTACTCTATTTTTCCATTGCACACCCACGGGTTGGCGGTCAGGTCCAGCCCTTCGTCCTCCAGAGCATTCAGATGGTCGAGCAGTCCTGAGGGGATGCTGTTAAGCTGGTTGTCGTCCAGACTGAGATGTTTGAGCTGAGTGAGCTCCTGAAAAATGTTCTGGGGAACGTGGTTGAGTCTGTTCTTAGAGAGGAACAAGTAAGTGAGGTTCCTGGTGCTACTGAGTAAAGAAGCATCCAGACTGTCCAGCTTGTTGTTGCGCAGATTCAGGCGATCGAGTTTGGTGAGCGGATCCAGAGACTTTGCCGAGATCTTCTCCAGATGGTTGTGGGAGAGGTCGAGGTTCTCCAGGTGTGGCATCTTGTGGAGAAAATCCGCAGGGACGTTTGTCAAACGATTCCCAGAGACGTCCAACCAGGTCAGGTTCGAGTTATCGGGAAGCCACGCGGCATCGGGTTTTTCAATCAGGTTGTTCTTGAGCACCAGGATTTGAAGCGTGGCGTGGCTGAAGACATCCACAGGCaagtggctcagctggttgCCCGTGAGGTCCAAAGTGGTGAGGAGAGGCACGCCCCTGAGGAGGTGCGAGGAGAGGTTCTTTAAATGGTTGCTGAACAGGTGGAGCTCCTTCAGTTGGGGAACTGCGTTGAGATCCTGCTCAGAGATTGACGTGATGTTGGTGAACTGGATGGTGAGGGTGCTGGTGTTCTTGGGAAGACCTTCGGCGGGGAACGCCACCAAAGGAACCTCATTGCAGACCACCTCCGCTCTATTCGGGTAGCATTTGCAACGCGCCGGGCAGGCTGAAGTAACACGGCCAAAATAGGCCAAGAAGAAGACAGCTGCACCACACACCTTCATTACTACAAGAAGAAATACAAGGAACTAGTTCAATAACTTTTACACCGCCTAAAGGAGTATATCAAAAACTTTAGACTGTGTTTTACATTGGAGGACTCTCACAGGACACCACCGAAGAAAAATGCTACACAGCGTATACAGCGAAACAATAAAGATCTTGTCtcaatttatttgaaatatggGCCCGCAAAGATGCACACAAAACTGGAACGTGTTACTGTAAAAATTACCCTTCAAGCAAAATGGGAATACTGtgcatattttatatttcaacaCTAAAATCTTCAACCAAAACACGTAAATCCGTCAGACGAAAGTCCGCTTGgttaatgctaacatgctaagctaagttatttattgtaaaaacgACGCATCAAGCAAAAGAGGACTACTGTGCGAATTTTATATTTCAACactaaaatgttcaaccaaatcACGGAAATCCGTCAGACGAAAGTCCGGTAGGTTAATGCTAAAATGCTAAGTgaaatgtcaaacatttgctGGTGGAAATTAGCGTGGATGTTTTAAACTTTCAAACAACGGCCGGCATGTTACGCCACAACATAAAATTACACTGATGAAGCGCAACGCTAAATTCGTAATTTCCCACATAGTGCAAAGACACTAAAACAAcgattgcataaaaaaaaaaaaatctgttaattGCAAAATAGCGGTTTTGGCAACAGGTGCACAGGTTAATTGTACcgtctgccatctagtggatggtttctttcggcttatccctatcggggtcgccacagggtgtcatctcagatgaacgcacatatgtttggcacaatttttacgccggatgcccttgctgacgcaacccttctcagggagtggaagcCCCaatgggatatgaacccacaacccctggtttaccaaacccgtgctctaaccactgagctacggggcctccgcatctgccatctagtggaggGGCATTTAATTGTTCTCCTTTTTCACTCCACCTCAAATACATAAGACACTGAAGATGGATAAATATATCTACTTTATGTctagtaataaaataatttcagatcaattacatgaaaattggatcatttcccatGGGGCTTATCCTAATCTTCACAGCACAGTCATTAGCAATCACTGTCCTAAtgtgctgattaaaaaaaaaaaaaaaaagtcgagtaCAACTTACTGTTGTGCTGATGCTTGTGGATGAGCGTCGTCCGGGCTGCGGCATGTGCGGAACCACTGAGTCATTCTGGGAGCTCATTCCCAATATAATCATTACTTATTATGCAAACAAGACACTCGCTCCGCAGTCAAGGACGGACAGTTGCGGCTGACCACGTGACTTggacacacgaaaaaaaaaaaaaaaagaaaaaaagaggacaggaaCATCGCTAATTACATTTGATAATTTGGTTCGTGGAGATTTATGCAATGCAGTAGGGGTTCGTAAGTCTGCCTTACAGTTGAtgggttctgggtttgaacctTTGAAGCATTTTCTTTGGGGAAATTAGTTTTGAAATCGTGAGAAGTTCCACTTTAACTCTATTACTGAGAAAGTGTCTGCGAGCTCAGATTAGACGTTTGGTAGTCATTTAACCAGAACTTGGAGTCATTCCCACACCGATCGCGAACGTACTCGACGTGCGGCACGAAGTACACATTTTTTAGCAGATGGGCAACATGATGAGCTATTACATTATGTATGATGAGTGCCAGTTGGCTTTAGGCGCTTCTGAAAGATTAATGTAAGCCCAGTCATTGCACCAGAACCTCAGAGGGAGATGAAACTATTCTGGTCCGGCGGTGGCCGGAAAAATGCCAGGTGTGAGGGATGGAACTTGTGAAAGATCGGACTTTGTACAGAttctttatcttgtttttttgtttccttacaAAGTCTCCAGTgatatttttgttgaattttttttttgtatgattatCAAACAGTCATCTCCACTTTTATTCTGGTACTCCAGCTTtgtcccacgtccccaaaacatgcacattatttGAAGACATAATTagctgtgagtgtgaatgttttattttattgtcttattttaattttatttatttatttatttatttaaatatgccATGCAATTGACGGGAACCAGTCTTGGGTGTctctctcgcccaaagtctgCCGGGATAGACTCCGACCCACCCGCCGCCCAAATGAGGAAAAGtattatagaaaatggatggatgggtaatttTATTTGAACGTTGGATAAAATATTGTTTGCGTTTCCATTTGATAAGACAACAGTCTAACGTGACAAAACTTGTGACCCAAAGACAACGTGCAATTTTGTTCTGTAAACTATTTCTGGACAGGCCTGTGCTAATGTGTAATACTATACgcttattaaaaaacaaaacaaaatacaacccACGTGCTAAACCCTCTAAGATGACACACAAAAAGTCCTCttaactttatatatatatatatatacacaatgctCAGACAACTTGCACATCAAACACAAAAGtgaaagtccatttttttttggggggggggttcctagTTTTCGATCTGACAACTTGGAATCATTAAAAAGATTGCACTATTGTtcctgttgttaaaaaaaagttcagaataAAAGTTTTCTGCTCTCCTGAAAAGTAACGCGTCGGCGGGCCGCTGTCAATCAGCTGCGGGGAAGATTCCCGTTGCTGAGCCGGGGTTAACTGGAGATGGAAACagagaaaataataattaaaaacgcACAGACACAAATAGACAGACACATGCTGCAACTGTTAAAAATAGCACACCCACACaatatccacacacacaaaaaaccctAAAATACATATGAAATGCTGTTTACgtaaactacagtgaagaaagtaagtatttgaacaccctgctatattgcaaattctcccacttagaaatcacggaggggtctgaaattttcattgtaggtgcatgtccagaaaaatccagaaatcacaatgtatgaaggttcctctgcttaaaccagcacatgtcaaggcccgtcttaagtttgccgaagactatttggatgatacagaggagtcatgggggaaagttttgtggtcagataagaccaaaatggaacttttatgtcataattccactaaccgtgttagggggaaaacaaatgacgagttccatcccaagaacaccatccctactgtgaagtatgggggtggtagcatcacgctttgggggtgtttttctgcacatgggacaggacgactggagccatgtattgtgagattttggggcacaacctctttccctctgtcagagcagtgaagatgggtcgtggctgggtctttcaacataacaatgaccccaagcacacagccaggaaaaccaaggagtggctacgtaagaagcatatcaaggttctggcgtggcctagccagtctccagacttaaacccaatagaaagtcttCGGAGGaaactgaaactctgtgtttctcagcaacagcccagaaacctgtctgatctagagaagatctgcgtggaggagtgggcctaaatcactcctgcagtgtgtggaaccctggtgaacaactacaggaaacgtctgacctctgtaattgcaaacaaaggcaactgtaccggtgttcaaatacttatttgcagctgtatcacacaaaaaaaaaaaaatcatacattgtgatttctggatatttctttttagattatctctctcacagtggatatgcacatatgatgaaaatttcaggtccctccatgatttctaagtgggagaacttgcaatatagcagggtgttcaaatacttattttcttcactgcaaatGATCAGGAAAGACTGTGAGTTTTCAAAATGCTGCTAGTAATTCCTCCACTGCAATACATGACTTTCCATAAATAATGAGTCCGTCACATAGACAAATATGACGCCTCTGTAGTTCCCTTGTAGTTCCCCTTCCCTCGTCTAAAAAGACGCCACTATGTAGCACTGATTGATTTGAATGTTATTCATCACAATACACAGCAGAAGATGCTCAAATTAAAAAAGGCCCATAGATGAGAGAAGGGATTCTCAAAGAaaggattataaaaaaaaatactgagttAAATGCTATGAACATTTAAAACTAAACTACAAACATATCAAAATGGAACCCGTTGCTATGCACACAGGGTCCTTAAACATTATAAAATCCGGAActgtgctttttgtttttcaggacaCCAAGCTGTGGAACTTTTCTCACTCCACTGCAACTGTTAGAAAACATGAGAGCGGGCTTCCGGTCGAGGCGCAACCACGCATGCAAGAGACCGAGTTACCCTCTTGCCCCCCTTTGTCACTTCTTTCAGAAGaacatatcatcatcatcactgtcGGTGTCGTCCAACGACCACCTCCAGTCTTTCAGGTCAAAATCAAGCAGTCTGAAAAGTAAGTAGGACGGTTCAACTGAAGGCCATTAGCCAATAAGAAGTCAGCGGGCAGTACAGGGCTTGTGAGTGGAACCGGTAGggtcactggtgtcaaactcaaggcccgggggccagatccggcccgccacattattttatgtggcccgcgaaggcaaatcatgtgattCCATGATTCTTCTTGAAATCTGTACTGcgattttgaaattttcatatTCATTCAAGATAGTCCaagaatttttgtgttaccaaacaacaataccACAAAGCCcgggacaaaaatgagtttgacacgcctGGGTTAGGGGAGTTCATTGGCGAAACTGCGTGCGAGCTGGCGGGGTGCGCATGGTAGTTCTGCTACTTACAGTCTCCCAAGGATGGGAGACGTTAGAATGGCTGGGTGAAGAGGTCAGTGGAGGATGATGCGTAGCATGGGGCCGCTGCTGAGGGGTGAGAGCTAGTTAGCGTGGGGCTAACGGCGGGAATCAACACGGAGACAGCTGACGGACGGTGTGGTTGCCAATCGGCTTTATAAATGACCtaatattaaaggtcaagtgtcatgaaacggatgatttttagtatgttattaatgaaaaaaccggcagccggtatggacccatccggtttttcccaccacaaaacatgattttgacatatatggctttttgtaattcgcgccatgaaaatcctctcaagggatttgtttttgacaagaagcaggaagtcacgTGGAAGGAAGCATGTGCGCtgtccgcatatcatctaaatatgggtcgAAACAATACGGTAaaattgccccggacacttcactcgattgtgagatggtctcttcttcgaaaagagcttccgtgtcagaaggggcgcgttcgtctcccacagtaggggccacgtcatgttttcaatggcgaatgtccgggggtgacgtcacggacaggaagatgcagccaatatggcgaccacttggatgtgtcgaatgagacttccgcaactttgcacatggatgacgcgctctccgctcacatttattttctcgCAtggacactgaagtgaataatgttacatgtatttttccatttcaatatctattttagaatgtttatagggatgacactgaCCTTTAAATACCAGCGTAACGGAGTAGAGTAACATAAATAAAGATAGATATAAACGAATGTCCTCAGCTTACGACCGGGTTCTGTTCCTATGGTGGCGACATAAGCGGAACTTGTACGCAAATTTACACCAGCGCAGTTGCAAGACAGAAGTTACATCAGAGtgactgtaaatatttgtatgaaaaagtaTGGAATGTAAAAAGGCACAAATTGTTAACAAAAACATTACGTTAAATTTCCCATTGAGGGATTCTCACGCCACTGCAGAAACTAGTTCATTGGTCACCATTAGTAACCTCAAAAAGTAGGTCGCAAACCGAGGAGCCCCTGTCGGGTGATAACAGTcgataataataaatgaatgaagacAATATGGATCATAATATTGTTGGTATCCTCACCTGCCCTTCCCGGAGTGCTGCTGATGTCTGCCGGACACTCTTATGGCCCCGCGGTGCGGAGAAATCTGCGGCGAGCCCTTAGGAGACAAGCGCGGCGAACCACGTGGGGAGGACCGCGCCGGTGCATCGGGTAGGTGGGCCGGGTTTGCGGGCTTCCTGGGGATGCGCTTGAGGAGGTGGCTGACCCATCGCTGCTGCTCCTCTCGGCTGCCGGTCAGCAGAAGCAGCTCTTTGGCGGTGGACGCGTCAAAGTTCACTGTTCGGGAACAAGAAATAGAATATTATATAgccataaaaatgaacaaaatgaagcGGTTTAAAGTTGCATACTGACCCCTGCAGGGCACGATGACGTCCTCCTTCCTGTCCAGGTGGTCCTTGTGGCACTTGGTGTGGCAGCGGCGGCACTCCAGGGCCGGCGGCGGCTTGAACACGTGCCACAGCGGCCGGGTGCACGCCTCGCAACTGGAGGGGAAGTGATAGAGGGTGAGGATGAATTCGTGGCCCTTGTGGCTGATGTGGGAGGGGCGCTCGCCGAAGGGGGTGGTCTCCATGACGACCTCCTGATCACGTTTGCTCTCGCCCTCGTTGGCGTACAGGATCTGAAAGGACAAAGAgattctttttgtgtgtttgaaacATTTCTGCGAAAATTATGCTGTCGAATGACAAGGTCGTACAAATAGTTTCCATCTTATATTGCCAGCAAATTATATTACATGACAATAATATTTaggtaaaaaaagaacaatggcattttcatttattgcagCAAGGAATAATCATTTGAAATAGTTTTAAGATGCAGTTGTGctcacagaacaaaaaaaaacaaaaaaaaaaaaaatcaaaagatgcATATCTTTGAACATGGCTGTATTTTAGCGTGGTTATATTTTACTGTCCGCCATGCTGCTCCaccattgttgttttggttaTGACGTTTTCAAAAACTTCCACTTTGGGATTCACTATTATTCCACATTATGATTTTgcatttgagttaaaaaaaaaaaaaaaacctttgaatGACTCCACGCAAACAGCTTTCAGCCATACTGAATCAGAGAGGTgaggcatatatatatatatatatatatatatatatatatataaaaagaaaaaggagggaaagcaaaaaaaaatgttttattcatattgtATTGTTACCTTACCTGAAATATCCGGGGAATTTCTACTGCTTCTGCGCGGTACACATCAGTCTGAGTGACAGGTCGGACATGAAAGAGCTTGCTGTGGCGGACAATaagagaaaaatgttgaaataacggcaaaaaaaattaataaaataactgTAGTTGGAAATTCTACACTGAATCTGACCTCATTCTTGCAGCTGATGTTCAAACTTTACTTAAAGTTTATTTATCAGcatccaaagcaaaaaaaaaaaaaaaatgttgtgcttttgaatgttctttgttgttttgtcaGGCAGCTGAGGGCAAATGTTGCAACCAGGATGTACGCACATGTTCTGGTCATTTTCAAACAATGCCTTTCAAGGATTCTATTCTCCATCTCTGAGCAAGAACTTTATTATGTTGCATGCCGTCATATATCATCTTCCCAATATTGGATTCATAGTCTAAATGGGATGCTTGAGGtactgtacatgttgtcattGGTGATGTCCTGTTTTTCTATCTGCTCTATTTCGTAATCTAGGGGCAGTAAAATTATCTATGTAAGCAGACAGACTCACTCTATGTCCAGGATCATGAAAGGGTTGGCCTGTTCTCGGTCCTGCTCGCTGTTGTAGAACAGAATCTTTTTGCTGCTAACCACTACAAACTGATGAAGGGAAAGAGAAACAagggtaaatgtttttttgttcgaaagaaa
This genomic window from Syngnathoides biaculeatus isolate LvHL_M chromosome 23, ASM1980259v1, whole genome shotgun sequence contains:
- the LOC133496706 gene encoding leucine-rich alpha-2-glycoprotein-like — its product is MKVCGAAVFFLAYFGRVTSACPARCKCYPNRAEVVCNEVPLVAFPAEGLPKNTSTLTIQFTNITSISEQDLNAVPQLKELHLFSNHLKNLSSHLLRGVPLLTTLDLTGNQLSHLPVDVFSHATLQILVLKNNLIEKPDAAWLPDNSNLTWLDVSGNRLTNVPADFLHKMPHLENLDLSHNHLEKISAKSLDPLTKLDRLNLRNNKLDSLDASLLSSTRNLTYLFLSKNRLNHVPQNIFQELTQLKHLSLDDNQLNSIPSGLLDHLNALEDEGLDLTANPWVCNGKIEYLLGWLKNNQKKAFLPETITCSGPQSLKSRSVMSLTDTDLKI
- the LOC133497048 gene encoding leucine-rich alpha-2-glycoprotein-like, with product MILRFLLFLCALANSSVHTCPRQCSCSFAEVECGDIATMTSFPVDALPSNTTVLSIWSTQISSLEASHLNTLPFLNKLNLYSNKLEKLPSDLLRNASWLSSLDLTGNQIVRLPPGVFSQKSLRNLVLKNNRIEQTDAEWFDDDSNLIWLDLSGNRLSEIPVNLFQKLKHLEHLDVSDNNLADLHPDALKNLYHLDILNLAGNKLSTLTPTAFSHNQKLSRLFLQENHFRELPPSLLLGPQNLQMLLLNQNQLQHLPAGLLDGRNSSFQLILSANPWLCDSKMEYLWRWLNEHSQNVFYLEEVTCAGPEPLKNRQVVSLSESELGLVR